Proteins encoded together in one Juglans regia cultivar Chandler chromosome 9, Walnut 2.0, whole genome shotgun sequence window:
- the LOC109018760 gene encoding UDP-glycosyltransferase 74F2-like, producing the protein MNNQRGHVIVLTYPAQGHINPLLQFAKRLASKGLKVTLATTHYTVKSIHSATVGVEPISDGFDEAGFKQAPSLEAYLDSFKSVGSKTLAELISKFNDSASPVNCIVYDSLLPWALHVARQFGIYGAVFLTNSASVCSMYWHIHHGHLTLPVKQETEQLLLPGLPPLGISNLPGFLGQPAVASAYLTLILEKFGLLEENDWVFCNSFEELESELVKAMKGLWPLVMTGPTVPSAYLDQQINGDRTYGASLWELSSDQCLRWLETQPPKSVVYVSFGSMADITSQQAEEIAWGLIASNVHFLLVARNSGDKFPSSFLNSVQGRGLIVPWCNQLEVLAHPAVGCFVTHCGWNSTLEALSIGVPMVAFPQWSDQPTNAMFVEELWRVGVKAKKNKEGIVSRDELEMCIMEVMVGTKSEEIKENASKWRKLAIRAVSSGGSSDKNINEFVGKLMKERGVGKKA; encoded by the exons ATGAACAACCAGAGAGGCCATGTCATTGTGCTCACATATCCTGCCCAAGGCCACATAAATCCTCTCCTCCAGTTTGCAAAACGTTTGGCCAGCAAAGGACTCAAGGTAACTCTGGCCACTACTCATTATACCGTCAAGTCTATTCATTCAGCCACAGTAGGCGTGGAGCCCATCTCAGATGGCTTTGATGAAGCTGGATTTAAGCAAGCTCCAAGTCTAGAAGCCTACTTAGATTCTTTCAAATCAGTAGGATCGAAAACTCTAGCAGAGCTGATATCAAAGTTCAATGATTCAGCCTCACCGGTAAACTGTATTGTGTATGACTCTTTGCTACCATGGGCTCTTCATGTGGCTAGGCAATTTGGTATCTATGGTGCTGTGTTCTTAACAAACTCGGCTTCCGTTTGCTCCATGTATTGGCATATCCATCATGGTCACCTGACTTTGCCTGTGAAGCAAGAAACTGAGCAGCTATTGTTGCCTGGCCTTCCTCCCCTTGGCATTTCTAACTTGCCAGGTTTTCTTGGGCAGCCCGCAGTTGCCTCTGCTTACTTGACACTGATCCTGGAGAAATTTGGCCTTTTGGAAGAGAATGATTGGGTGTTCTGTAACAGTTTCGAAGAGCTGGAAAGTGAG CTAGTGAAGGCTATGAAGGGACTCTGGCCCTTGGTGATGACTGGTCCAACGGTGCCATCAGCCTACCTAGACCAGCAGATCAATGGAGATAGAACTTATGGAGCCAGTCTTTGGGAGCTTAGCAGTGACCAGTGCCTGAGATGGCTTGAGACACAACCACCAAAGTCAGTGGTATACGTATCATTTGGAAGCATGGCAGACATCACATCTCAACAGGCTGAAGAAATTGCATGGGGTTTAATAGCAAGCAATGTGCATTTCCTACTGGTTGCAAGAAATTCTGGGGACAAGTTTCCAAGCAGCTTTCTTAATTCAGTACAAGGAAGAGGATTGATTGTGCCGTGGTGCAACCAACTAGAGGTTCTAGCACACCCGGCTGTTGGTTGCTTTGTGACACATTGTGGGTGGAACTCAACATTGGAGGCCTTGAGCATAGGGGTGCCAATGGTAGCATTTCCACAGTGGAGTGACCAGCCTACTAATGCCATGTTTGTGGAGGAGTTGTGGCGGGTGGGAGTAAAGgccaagaaaaacaaagaggggATCGTGTCGCGGGATGAGCTAGAGATGTGTATAATGGAAGTTATGGTAGGAACAAAAAGTGAAGAGATAAAGGAGAATGCAAGTAAATGGAGAAAGCTTGCAATAAGAGCTGTTAGTTCAGGTGGAAGCTCGGATAAGAACATCAATGAATTTGTAGGTAAGTTGATGAAAGAGAGAGGAGTGGGGAAGAAAGCTTGA
- the LOC109018763 gene encoding uncharacterized protein At5g50100, chloroplastic, whose translation MALRGAVATACNVGGRQRNKSLLSIPHNLRFKFNRLPSHPLHRFTAFPMHQPALRCPIRAVSEATANPVTPKKEGGEESPPNWKIKMLYDGDCPLCMREVNMLRERNERYATIKFVDISSDDYSPEENQGLDYKTVMGRIHAILSDGTVVTDVDAFRRLYEQVGLGWVYAITKYEPIATVADAIYGVWAKYRLQITGRPSLEEVLEARKKNKGEVCNDKNTCKM comes from the exons ATGGCATTGAGAGGAGCTGTTGCTACGGCATGCAACGTTGGGGGAAGACAGAGGAACAAATCTCTCCTATCGATTCCTCATAATCTCAGATTCAAATTCAATCGACTTCCCTCGCATCCTCTCCATAGATTCACAGCCTTTCCTATGCACCAACCCG CGCTTAGATGCCCAATTCGTGCTGTAAGTGAGGCAACTGCCAATCCAGTAACACCCAAGAAGGAAGGTGGAGAAGAATCACCTCCGAATTGGAAGATCAAAATGCTGTACGATGGGGACTGCCCGCTTTGTATGCGTGAG GTTAACATGCTCAGAGAGAGGAATGAGCGCTATGCTACGATCAAATTTGTTGATATAAGCTCGGATGATTACTCCCCAGAGGAAAATCAAGGCTTAGACTACAAAACT GTTATGGGAAGGATTCACGCAATCCTATCTGATGGAACTGTAGTCACTGATGTTGAT GCATTTAGAAGGTTATATGAACAAGTGGGTCTTGGATGGGTTTATGCCATTACCAAATATGAACCT ATTGCAACAGTAGCTGATGCCATATATGGTGTTTGGGCTAAATATCGTCTTCAAATCACAG GGCGGCCATCTTTAGAAGAGGTTTTGGAGGCTCGAAAGAAGAACAAG GGTGAAGTATGTAATGACAAGAATACTTGTAAGATGTGA